GCACCAACGGGATGAGCACCAACGGGATGAGCACCAACGGGATGAGCACCAACGGCATGAGCACCAACGGCATGAGCACCAACGGGGCTCAGGCGTCGGGGCAGGTGGCTCACCACGGCTCGACCGCTGTGCACTCCCGGCGTGTCACCGCTCGGAATGGCCAACTGGTTCGACGCTGAGGGTTACCTCGCTCGGGCGGCTGGTGATCGCGTCGGCCATCGTCGGGAGTGGTGCCTTGCTGCTCGGTGCCACCCACGTTGAGGTTCGCCCGGGTTTCGTGATCGACGCGCTCGACGACGAGGGCAAGCCTGTCGTGCTCCGGGTGGAGTCCATCGCCGCCGACCCGCGCGACGCCGCAGGCGAGGTTCATCTCTACGGACTCTCGCTTCAACGTGGCCAGGCCTGGGTTCCCTACTGCGCGCCCGACATCGACGGACGACGAGCGGCCATTCCTGTCGGCGGAGCGTGGGCCGCGAGTGGAGAGCCCATCGATGCAGGCGCCGACGCCTTGACCTTCGCGTGCACCAGCGGAGCGATCGGCAAGTGCCTTCGCCTCGGGTATGCGCCGTGGCGCAAGGTGGATGGCGGGCCTTCTCTGGCTCGCCTCCATTCAGCGTGCGTTCGCATGATTCGCGCTGACTACTGCGGCGACGGGAAGAGCCACACCGTCGACGGGACCGTCATCGATATCGCCGACGTCCGGAACATCCAGAAGCTCGAGCCATCCAACGCGGGCGCCGAGGTTCTCGAAGCGGGTTGGTCCGAGAATGGCGCGACCTACCTCGACGTGCCGCGGTTGAACGATGACGTCGCGGCCATCGTGCGTGAGTGTCCGAAGAAGCTGGCGCATCGGAGCTCGCTCGACGCCAAGCTCGCTCCGGATGCCGTCGTTCAGCGCTTCCCGGAGACGCTCCTCGTGGACATGCGCGCCCGGAAGACGTCGCCCGGTTCTCTCAGCAGCCCACCCGCACGACCCGTGGAATCTTCGCCCGGGGCGAGGTAGTCGTATGAGCGAGGGGTAGCAAGTCATGAACTCTGAAGCCGCGCCGGCGAGGGCCGTCTCGCCGGATGACCACCTGGTCTTCACGCCCACGATCGAAGAGCTCTTCGTTCGCCTCCTCGGCGCACAGCTCACGCCGGACATTCGCCGCGAGCTTCGGGAAGTGGGCCTGGACATCGACGCGAAGTTGCTCCCCGCGTACCCGGTGCGCGTCCTCGACGCGGCCATGGACGTGGTCGTGCGCCGGGTGTTCTCGCATCTGCCGCGAGAGGTCGCCTTCGCCAAGCTCGGCGAGATGCAGCTCGATGCCTTCGCGCAGACGCTGCTCGGCCGCGCGGCGTTTCAGTTCATGCGGCTCCTCTCGGTGGAGCGCTTCCTCGATCGCCTCACCCGTGGCTGGCGCAACGCCAACAACTTCATGGAGGCGCGGGTCACTCGCGTGGAGCCCGACGTCTTCGACGTCTGGGTCAACGACGTGGGCCAGTATCCCGAAGTCATCGGCGCCATCATGCGTCGTGCGCTCGAGCGACTGGGCAACGAAGTCCAGGTGAGCGTGGCCTCGACGAAGGGGCTGGAGTGCACCTATCGGCTCAAGGTGACCAAGCGTTCGAAGTAGGCCTTCGCTCGACTCAGGCAACCGTTCGGGTTCGGTTCGACGAGGCAGCGGGCGGCT
This DNA window, taken from Deltaproteobacteria bacterium, encodes the following:
- a CDS encoding DUF2378 family protein, which produces MNSEAAPARAVSPDDHLVFTPTIEELFVRLLGAQLTPDIRRELREVGLDIDAKLLPAYPVRVLDAAMDVVVRRVFSHLPREVAFAKLGEMQLDAFAQTLLGRAAFQFMRLLSVERFLDRLTRGWRNANNFMEARVTRVEPDVFDVWVNDVGQYPEVIGAIMRRALERLGNEVQVSVASTKGLECTYRLKVTKRSK